In Acinetobacter sp. TGL-Y2, a genomic segment contains:
- the trhA gene encoding PAQR family membrane homeostasis protein TrhA, which translates to MSSATLQSYDPREEQINALSHALGAILAVVATIMMLVKGSYLPTGQYIGLWVYGLSMILLFSSSTLYHFAKVEQRRQFYKKLDHTAIYYLIAGTYTPFLSIALPTAKADYLLIALWVIAAIGTLFKLVFIHRFQKVSLIAYLVMGWLALLVMDDMKQYLSDQSLTLLIIGGLAYTIGALFYALKKVRYTHAIWHIFVLIGAGSHFFAIYLYVI; encoded by the coding sequence ATGAGTTCAGCAACCCTTCAGAGTTACGACCCTCGTGAAGAGCAGATCAATGCGCTCAGTCATGCCCTTGGTGCAATTCTGGCCGTTGTGGCCACTATTATGATGTTGGTCAAAGGCAGTTATTTACCTACAGGGCAATACATTGGTTTATGGGTATACGGTCTCAGTATGATTTTGCTTTTTAGTAGCTCAACCCTGTACCATTTTGCCAAAGTTGAACAGCGACGTCAGTTTTATAAAAAACTGGATCACACTGCGATTTATTATTTAATCGCAGGTACATACACGCCTTTTCTATCGATTGCACTGCCTACAGCCAAAGCAGATTATTTATTGATTGCACTTTGGGTGATTGCTGCCATTGGCACCTTATTCAAATTGGTTTTCATTCATCGTTTTCAGAAAGTTTCGCTGATTGCTTATCTGGTCATGGGCTGGCTTGCGCTCTTGGTCATGGATGATATGAAACAATATTTAAGCGATCAAAGTTTAACCCTTCTCATCATTGGTGGACTGGCTTACACTATTGGCGCATTGTTTTATGCATTAAAAAAGGTAAGATATACACACGCTATCTGGCATATTTTTGTACTGATTGGTGCGGGATCACATTTCTTCGCGATTTATCTTTACGTGATATAG